One segment of Haloplanus natans DSM 17983 DNA contains the following:
- a CDS encoding helix-turn-helix domain-containing protein, which translates to MADTGPDAPDIEELVGVEEPGFQHVLSCVFGIQDHESRTYLVLLDNPGSTVAELAEELDRDRSNVNRSLTTLLEKGLADRERRLLDPGGYVYQYTATPLPEAKELMHLTLDEWVEQVHDAIDGFGGGDA; encoded by the coding sequence ATGGCAGACACCGGCCCCGACGCTCCCGACATCGAGGAGCTCGTCGGCGTCGAGGAACCGGGGTTTCAGCACGTCCTCTCCTGTGTGTTCGGGATTCAGGACCACGAGAGCCGGACGTATCTCGTCCTCCTCGACAACCCGGGGAGTACGGTCGCCGAACTCGCCGAGGAACTCGACCGTGACCGGAGCAACGTCAACCGATCGCTGACGACGCTGCTGGAGAAGGGGCTGGCCGACCGGGAGCGCCGACTGCTCGACCCCGGCGGCTACGTCTACCAGTACACCGCGACGCCGCTCCCCGAAGCCAAGGAGCTGATGCATCTGACCCTCGACGAGTGGGTCGAACAGGTCCACGACGCCATCGACGGCTTCGGTGGGGGAGACGCGTGA
- a CDS encoding ATP-dependent DNA helicase gives MNPADIPGLPAGVPGALREAGIEELYPPQAAAVDAGATEGESLVASVPTASGKTLIAELAMLSSVERGGTALYIVPLRALASEKKAEFERWADFDVEVGVSTGNYESSEEWLASRDIVVATSEKVDSLVRNGAPWIDDLTCVVADEVHLVDDPSRGPTLEVTLAKLRRINPGLQVVALSATVDNADAVADWLDAELVKSEWRPIDLRSGVHYGDAITFDDGEQREVPVGSGERPTAALVADTLDEDGSSLVFVNSRRNAEAAARRLADVTADALTAEDGDALAALADEVEGVSDTETSEDLAAVVRKGAAFHHAGLSAEHRTLVEDAFRDRLLKAICATPTLAAGVNTPSRRVIVRDWRRYDGEFGGMKPLDTLEVHQMFGRAGRPGLDPYGEAVLLANDHDTMDELFERYVWADPEPVQSKLAREPAMRTHLLATVASGFARTREGLLDFLDRTLYATQSGDTNRLESVVDSTLDYLAANDFVERAGEEVTATSLGHTVSRLYLDPMSAAEIVDGLREAEDPTPLGCYHLVSRTPDMYELYLKSGDRETYTELCYEREAEFLGRVPSEFEDVRFEEWLSALKTAKLLEDWAREVDEDRITERYGVGPGDVRGKVDTAEWLLGAAERLAADLDLDCVVAVREAKKRVQYGVREELLDLAGVRNVGRKRARRLFEAGVESRADLREADKGTVLGALRGRERTAERILENAGRRDPSMDGVRVDEADVSEADVTGDADGQASLGDFG, from the coding sequence ATGAACCCCGCGGACATCCCCGGCCTGCCTGCGGGCGTGCCCGGCGCCCTCCGCGAGGCGGGGATCGAGGAGCTCTATCCCCCACAGGCCGCGGCCGTCGACGCCGGCGCCACCGAGGGCGAGAGCCTCGTCGCCAGCGTTCCGACGGCCAGCGGCAAGACCCTGATCGCGGAACTCGCCATGCTGTCGAGCGTCGAGCGGGGTGGCACGGCGCTTTATATCGTCCCCCTCCGCGCCCTCGCCAGCGAGAAGAAAGCCGAGTTCGAGCGCTGGGCCGACTTCGACGTGGAGGTGGGCGTGTCGACGGGCAACTACGAGTCGAGCGAGGAGTGGCTCGCGAGCCGCGACATCGTCGTCGCGACGAGCGAGAAGGTGGACTCGCTGGTTCGCAACGGCGCGCCGTGGATCGACGACCTCACCTGCGTCGTCGCCGACGAGGTCCACCTCGTCGACGACCCGTCGCGTGGCCCGACGCTGGAGGTGACGCTCGCGAAACTCCGCCGGATCAACCCCGGCCTGCAGGTCGTCGCCCTGTCGGCGACCGTCGACAACGCCGACGCGGTGGCCGACTGGCTCGACGCCGAACTCGTCAAGTCGGAGTGGCGACCGATCGATCTGCGGAGCGGCGTCCACTACGGCGACGCCATCACCTTCGACGACGGCGAGCAACGCGAGGTGCCGGTCGGGTCGGGCGAGCGCCCCACCGCCGCCCTCGTCGCCGACACGCTCGACGAGGACGGCTCGTCGCTCGTCTTCGTCAACTCCCGGCGGAACGCGGAGGCGGCGGCGCGACGGCTGGCGGACGTGACCGCCGACGCACTGACGGCCGAGGACGGCGACGCTCTCGCCGCACTCGCCGACGAGGTGGAGGGCGTCTCCGACACCGAGACGAGCGAGGACCTGGCCGCGGTGGTCCGAAAGGGAGCCGCCTTCCACCACGCCGGGCTCTCGGCCGAACACCGAACGCTCGTCGAGGACGCCTTCCGCGACCGTCTGCTGAAGGCCATCTGTGCGACACCGACGCTCGCGGCGGGTGTCAACACGCCCAGCCGGCGGGTGATCGTCCGCGACTGGCGGCGCTACGACGGCGAGTTCGGCGGCATGAAACCCCTCGATACGCTGGAGGTCCACCAGATGTTCGGGCGCGCCGGCCGGCCGGGACTCGACCCCTACGGCGAAGCGGTGTTGCTGGCGAACGACCACGACACCATGGACGAGTTGTTCGAGCGGTACGTGTGGGCCGATCCGGAGCCCGTGCAGTCGAAACTCGCGCGGGAGCCGGCGATGCGCACCCACCTGCTGGCGACGGTCGCCTCGGGGTTTGCCCGCACCCGTGAGGGCCTCCTCGACTTCCTCGATCGGACGCTGTACGCCACACAGTCCGGTGACACGAACCGTCTGGAATCCGTCGTCGACTCGACGCTCGACTACCTCGCCGCCAACGACTTCGTGGAGCGGGCGGGCGAGGAGGTGACCGCGACGAGCCTCGGCCACACCGTCTCCCGACTCTATCTCGATCCGATGAGCGCGGCCGAAATCGTCGACGGCCTCCGCGAGGCCGAGGACCCGACGCCGCTCGGCTGCTATCATCTCGTCTCCCGGACGCCGGATATGTACGAACTCTACCTGAAGTCGGGGGACCGGGAGACCTACACCGAACTCTGTTACGAACGCGAAGCGGAGTTCCTCGGGCGCGTCCCCTCGGAGTTCGAGGACGTGCGCTTCGAGGAGTGGCTGTCGGCGCTGAAGACGGCGAAGCTGTTAGAGGACTGGGCACGGGAGGTAGACGAGGACCGCATCACCGAACGCTACGGCGTCGGCCCCGGCGACGTGCGGGGGAAAGTCGACACCGCGGAGTGGTTGCTGGGCGCGGCCGAACGGCTCGCGGCCGACCTCGACCTCGACTGTGTCGTCGCGGTGCGCGAGGCGAAAAAGCGCGTCCAGTACGGCGTCCGCGAGGAACTGCTCGATCTGGCGGGGGTGCGAAACGTGGGCCGCAAGCGCGCACGCCGGCTGTTCGAGGCCGGCGTCGAATCCCGCGCCGACCTCCGCGAGGCCGACAAGGGAACCGTCCTCGGCGCGCTCCGGGGGCGCGAGCGGACCGCCGAGCGGATTCTGGAGAACGCCGGCCGGCGCGACCCGTCGATGGACGGCGTGCGTGTCGACGAAGCTGACGTGAGCGAAGCCGACGTCACCGGCGACGCCGACGGCCAGGCCAGCCTGGGTGATTTCGGGTGA